One genomic window of Sphingomonas sp. C3-2 includes the following:
- a CDS encoding TMEM43 family protein codes for MPDPIIFTTHSSWFSRLGASFRGVVTGLILALAGIVLLFWNEGRSVDAIRANAEGAANVVAVDANRIDPANEGRLVHVSAPALAEGVRQDAALGIQSDALILMRKVEYYQWQQTAKSETRTKLGGGEETTTTYSYAREWSDFARDSSGFHQPAGHENPAPTLKNESFSAEHGKVGAFGVDAAVLNGLSADHPFQITTEQAEIATKALSRPASVTEGRLYIGDNPAEPKVGDMKISYVTAPQGMAVSIIGGQTRGTIQPYPTKAGAQILMVRAGTASAEQMFAQAKSANRTTAWVLRAIGFVVLVAGFKMVLGPLGVLADVLPLLGSIVRMGTGFIAMVSGLALGTLTIAIAWLFYRPLLAVALFVLIGAGIYGAIWWRRRRTASATPPVASPAA; via the coding sequence ATGCCCGATCCGATCATCTTTACCACCCACAGCTCGTGGTTTTCCCGTCTCGGCGCTTCCTTTCGTGGCGTAGTGACCGGGCTGATTTTGGCATTGGCCGGGATCGTACTGCTTTTCTGGAACGAGGGACGTTCAGTCGATGCGATCCGGGCCAATGCGGAAGGCGCCGCAAATGTCGTCGCGGTGGACGCAAACCGGATCGATCCGGCCAATGAGGGACGGTTGGTCCATGTCTCGGCCCCCGCGCTTGCCGAAGGCGTGCGTCAGGATGCGGCGTTGGGGATCCAGAGCGATGCGTTGATCCTGATGCGCAAAGTGGAATATTATCAGTGGCAACAAACCGCCAAGTCCGAGACGCGTACCAAGCTGGGCGGCGGCGAGGAAACGACCACCACCTATAGCTATGCTCGCGAATGGAGCGACTTTGCGCGGGATTCGAGCGGTTTTCACCAGCCTGCCGGCCATGAGAACCCGGCCCCGACGCTAAAAAATGAGAGCTTCAGTGCCGAACATGGCAAAGTTGGCGCCTTCGGCGTGGACGCCGCCGTTCTGAACGGCCTTTCCGCCGATCACCCTTTCCAGATCACCACCGAGCAGGCCGAAATCGCCACCAAGGCCTTGTCGCGCCCTGCCTCGGTGACCGAAGGCCGTCTTTACATCGGAGATAATCCGGCTGAACCGAAGGTGGGGGACATGAAGATTTCCTATGTCACTGCGCCCCAGGGCATGGCGGTCAGCATCATAGGGGGGCAGACGCGCGGCACCATTCAGCCCTACCCCACCAAGGCCGGTGCGCAGATCCTGATGGTTCGGGCGGGCACCGCATCCGCTGAGCAGATGTTCGCGCAGGCGAAATCGGCCAACCGCACGACAGCTTGGGTGCTACGCGCGATCGGCTTCGTCGTGCTGGTCGCGGGATTCAAGATGGTGCTGGGGCCGCTCGGCGTGCTGGCCGATGTCCTTCCGCTTCTTGGCTCGATCGTGCGCATGGGAACCGGCTTCATCGCCATGGTCTCCGGCCTCGCGCTCGGTACGCTCACCATTGCGATCGCCTGGCTCTTCTACCGTCCTCTGCTTGCCGTCGCGCTGTTCGTGCTGATCGGGGCAGGTATATACGGGGCGATCTGGTGGCGGCGCAGGCGCACGGCAAGCGCCACTCCGCCCGTTGCCTCACCTGCGGCCTGA
- a CDS encoding TonB-dependent receptor: protein MVHRYGRRVSLSAGLLLAAAPAIAQEGGLEDIVVTAQKREESLQKTPISAAAFTSAALEARGIANLSDLQAQVPNLQLTPHPNSATTSRIFIRGVGNLDDQITQDPSVAVYMDGVYIGRSQGLANEVAELERIEVLRGPQGSLYGRNATGGAINFITRAPVLGEFEAKQSVSVGNYDLFRTRTRLNIPLGDTLAVELGYLHARKDGFVANRGTGVKRFGDQRRDAYRAAVRWVPMDGLDFRYTYDRSDIGDTPPYVALSPLYPAMAVRPDEGSSAVAGLLRNDVRAEGHNFTANWQINDDLALKSVTGYRKLRNFSNQNYLAGALGPFALFTNQFDDHQKQFSEEIQLVGSALESQLEYVFGLYYFDESSRSAARTVTAARIATDRAVTADNRAYAVYGQGTYSPDALDNRLHLTLGLRWSRDERKATLQDVVTQANGTATTLPAGAGDNRFSNVSPTAILAYDISDRINAYAKLARGYKSGGYNVRASTTQRFNEGFGPETLTSYELGLKSDLLERRLRFNIAAFYADYKDIQINTQSDATNPTRTDVLNAGKARIKGVEVDITAKPADALTLTASYGYTDASYQRIAGLNGQNLAHLFVFTNIPRHSLNLGAEYVVPDTPIGTLTAGINYNFQDRAYAASNDPRYIIPDYGLLDARLTLSELPVGAADIRLSLWGKNLTDKKYYSFHGNSGLPGAIFGDPRSYGLDLSLAF, encoded by the coding sequence ATGGTTCACCGTTATGGACGGCGTGTTTCGCTATCGGCCGGGCTTTTGCTGGCGGCTGCACCTGCAATCGCGCAGGAAGGCGGGCTGGAAGATATTGTTGTCACTGCGCAGAAGCGCGAGGAATCGCTTCAAAAGACGCCGATTTCAGCCGCGGCCTTCACCAGCGCCGCGCTTGAGGCACGCGGCATCGCCAATCTGAGCGACCTGCAGGCGCAGGTGCCCAATCTGCAGCTGACGCCGCATCCCAACAGCGCCACCACCAGCCGGATCTTCATCCGCGGCGTCGGCAATCTCGACGATCAGATCACGCAGGATCCGAGCGTCGCCGTCTATATGGACGGCGTCTATATCGGCCGCAGCCAGGGGCTCGCGAACGAGGTTGCCGAGTTGGAACGGATCGAGGTGCTGCGCGGCCCGCAAGGCTCGCTCTATGGACGCAACGCCACGGGCGGCGCGATCAACTTCATCACGCGCGCACCGGTGCTAGGCGAATTCGAGGCCAAGCAGAGCGTCTCGGTCGGCAATTACGATCTCTTCCGCACGCGCACGCGGCTGAACATTCCGCTGGGCGATACGCTTGCGGTCGAGCTGGGCTATCTCCATGCCCGCAAGGACGGCTTCGTCGCCAATCGCGGCACCGGCGTGAAGCGCTTCGGCGATCAGCGCCGCGATGCCTACCGCGCGGCGGTGCGCTGGGTACCCATGGACGGTCTCGATTTCCGTTATACCTATGACCGCTCGGACATTGGCGACACCCCGCCCTATGTCGCGCTCAGCCCGCTTTACCCGGCCATGGCGGTTCGCCCGGACGAAGGCTCGTCCGCGGTGGCGGGGTTGCTGCGCAACGATGTGCGCGCCGAAGGGCATAATTTCACCGCCAACTGGCAGATCAACGACGATCTCGCGCTCAAATCAGTGACCGGCTATCGCAAGCTGCGCAATTTCTCGAACCAGAATTATCTGGCCGGTGCGCTCGGGCCCTTTGCGCTGTTCACCAACCAATTCGACGATCACCAAAAGCAGTTCAGCGAGGAAATCCAGCTCGTCGGATCGGCGCTGGAATCGCAGCTCGAATATGTCTTCGGCCTCTATTATTTCGATGAATCCTCGCGCAGTGCGGCGCGCACCGTCACCGCGGCGCGCATTGCCACTGACCGCGCGGTAACCGCCGACAACCGCGCCTATGCGGTTTACGGCCAGGGCACCTACAGCCCCGATGCGCTCGACAACCGGCTGCACCTGACCCTGGGGCTGCGCTGGTCGCGCGACGAACGCAAGGCGACGCTGCAGGATGTCGTGACCCAGGCCAATGGCACCGCGACGACATTGCCGGCAGGCGCGGGCGACAACCGCTTCAGCAATGTCAGCCCCACCGCCATCCTCGCCTATGATATCAGCGATCGGATCAACGCCTATGCCAAGCTGGCGCGCGGCTATAAATCGGGGGGCTATAATGTCCGCGCCTCGACCACGCAGCGTTTCAATGAAGGCTTTGGCCCCGAAACGCTGACCTCCTATGAGCTTGGCCTGAAATCCGATCTGCTCGAACGGCGCCTGCGGTTCAATATCGCGGCCTTCTATGCCGATTATAAGGATATCCAGATCAACACCCAGAGCGACGCGACCAACCCCACGCGCACCGATGTGCTCAATGCGGGCAAGGCGCGGATCAAGGGGGTGGAGGTCGATATCACCGCCAAGCCCGCCGACGCGCTCACCCTTACCGCCAGCTATGGCTATACCGATGCCAGCTATCAGCGGATCGCGGGGCTGAACGGGCAAAATCTGGCGCACCTGTTCGTCTTCACCAATATTCCCAGGCACAGCCTCAATCTGGGCGCCGAATATGTCGTGCCTGATACGCCGATCGGCACGCTCACCGCCGGCATCAACTATAATTTCCAGGACCGCGCCTACGCGGCGAGCAACGATCCGCGCTATATCATCCCCGATTACGGCCTGCTCGATGCGCGGCTGACCCTGTCCGAGTTGCCCGTGGGCGCCGCCGATATCCGCCTGTCGCTTTGGGGCAAGAACCTCACCGACAAGAAATATTACAGTTTTCACGGCAATTCGGGGCTGCCCGGCGCCATCTTCGGCGATCCGCGCAGCTATGGCCTCGATCTGTCGCTCGCATTCTGA
- a CDS encoding TauD/TfdA dioxygenase family protein, with the protein MTQTASSSDLGHVRVTPVQPLIGAEISGISVGTASPAELDLIHKALLQYKVIFFRDQSLSRAEHVAFGEYFGELEVHPLSAHPEHPELLVLDSIGGLREGRQAPSADFWHSDTTFRDTPSASSILMGYTIPPLGGDTLWCNTAAVYDGLDDDLKERIETLHAVHNGLVSFGRHLDTAEKQAAFLERHPPQIHPVVRLHPETGERLLNVNSGFTTHILDVSEDESTDLLRRLFDEVKRPEYQVRFRWAPGSIAFWDNRSTQHYGVADYLGVRHLERVTVVGDRPKGPHPRG; encoded by the coding sequence ATGACACAGACCGCTTCTTCATCCGATCTCGGCCATGTCCGGGTCACGCCCGTGCAACCGCTGATCGGCGCCGAGATATCGGGCATTTCGGTCGGCACGGCGAGCCCGGCTGAGCTTGACCTCATCCACAAGGCGCTGCTCCAATATAAGGTGATCTTCTTTCGCGATCAGAGCCTGTCGCGCGCCGAGCATGTGGCGTTCGGCGAATATTTCGGCGAGCTCGAAGTCCACCCGCTGTCCGCGCATCCCGAGCATCCCGAACTGCTCGTGCTCGATTCGATCGGTGGTCTGCGCGAGGGGCGGCAGGCGCCGTCGGCCGATTTCTGGCACAGCGACACCACTTTCCGCGATACGCCGTCAGCGTCGTCGATCCTGATGGGCTATACGATCCCGCCGCTGGGCGGCGATACCTTATGGTGCAACACCGCCGCCGTTTATGACGGGCTCGACGATGATCTGAAGGAACGGATCGAAACGCTCCACGCCGTGCACAATGGCTTGGTGTCCTTCGGCCGTCATCTCGACACCGCAGAAAAACAGGCGGCCTTTCTCGAACGCCATCCGCCGCAGATCCACCCCGTTGTGCGCCTCCACCCCGAAACCGGCGAACGGCTGCTCAACGTCAATAGCGGGTTCACCACGCATATTCTCGACGTGTCCGAAGACGAAAGCACCGATCTGCTCCGGCGCCTGTTCGACGAGGTGAAGCGGCCCGAATATCAGGTCCGCTTCCGCTGGGCACCGGGATCGATCGCCTTTTGGGACAATCGCTCGACGCAGCATTACGGCGTTGCGGATTATCTGGGCGTTCGCCACCTTGAACGCGTCACCGTCGTCGGCGACCGGCCGAAGGGACCGCATCCACGAGGATAA
- a CDS encoding MFS transporter has product MHEQLVAERGMTRGPYFTLFVLFCSQMFAIGTIAYGFGLLAKPIASEFSLSRADMNIGLMTLILGMAIFSPLIGRALDRLPGRVILSAGAVLFGVGCLAIALSASLGAMIFAAFFLVAFGGAALGPLTGSTLTARVFSENRGRALGIVSVSTSVGGMLLLPVMAWIVEGHGWRAAIGAVGLAVLVLIGGLGWLVRTGPAEQDGLAADAAPAPQWTAGACLRTVDFWAIALSIGLVMAVDQALLVSLIPYGTDRGFSLQSATLVVSLISGMAIAGKLAVGTLADRVDPRWLFLGIIVLTAAFLLLLTFDPGYPTLIGAAAVVGIGFGGTMPLWATFIARHFGTSSFGTVMGLMVPLQMPLNLIAISYVGHAYDRSGSYHPAYFICLAVLLVALLAVLPLRRVPAR; this is encoded by the coding sequence TTGCACGAGCAGCTGGTGGCGGAGCGCGGGATGACGAGGGGGCCCTATTTCACCCTCTTCGTCCTCTTTTGCAGCCAGATGTTCGCGATCGGTACGATAGCGTACGGGTTCGGCCTGTTGGCCAAACCCATCGCCAGCGAATTCTCCCTGTCGCGGGCGGATATGAATATCGGTCTGATGACGCTGATCCTCGGCATGGCGATCTTTTCTCCCCTGATCGGGCGTGCGCTCGATCGGCTGCCGGGCCGCGTCATCCTGTCGGCGGGGGCGGTGCTGTTCGGGGTAGGGTGCCTCGCCATCGCCCTGTCGGCCTCGCTCGGCGCGATGATCTTTGCGGCCTTTTTCCTCGTCGCCTTTGGCGGCGCGGCGCTGGGGCCACTTACCGGCTCAACGCTCACCGCGCGGGTCTTTTCCGAAAATCGCGGCCGCGCGCTCGGCATTGTCTCGGTGTCGACCTCGGTCGGCGGCATGCTGCTTTTGCCGGTCATGGCCTGGATCGTCGAGGGGCATGGCTGGCGCGCGGCGATCGGTGCGGTCGGGCTCGCCGTGCTCGTCCTCATCGGCGGGCTTGGCTGGCTGGTGCGGACGGGGCCGGCGGAGCAGGATGGGCTGGCCGCCGATGCTGCGCCCGCGCCGCAATGGACGGCGGGTGCTTGCCTCCGCACCGTTGATTTCTGGGCGATCGCGCTGTCGATCGGTCTGGTCATGGCGGTCGATCAGGCGCTCCTCGTCTCGCTCATTCCCTATGGCACCGACCGTGGCTTCTCGCTTCAGTCGGCCACGCTTGTCGTCTCGCTCATCTCGGGGATGGCCATTGCCGGCAAGCTCGCCGTCGGGACGCTGGCAGACCGGGTCGATCCGCGCTGGCTGTTTCTGGGGATCATCGTCCTGACTGCGGCCTTTCTGCTGCTTCTCACCTTCGATCCCGGCTATCCGACGCTGATCGGCGCGGCAGCGGTCGTCGGCATTGGCTTTGGCGGCACGATGCCGCTCTGGGCAACCTTTATCGCCCGGCATTTCGGCACCAGCTCGTTCGGCACGGTGATGGGGCTGATGGTCCCGCTCCAGATGCCGCTCAATCTGATCGCGATCAGCTATGTCGGTCATGCCTATGACCGTTCGGGCAGCTATCATCCGGCCTATTTCATATGTCTGGCGGTGTTGCTCGTGGCGCTGCTCGCGGTGCTGCCGCTGCGCCGCGTGCCGGCGCGCTAG
- a CDS encoding TetR family transcriptional regulator: MSKKKQASEETAGAIVAEAVRIACATGIGGVTARAVAGGIGIAPSAVIYYFKTIAGLLNAVHGAAGVTLAEWRQGVLRALEDPAARLLSTGALVAATVTALTRELGPLVILQQELRRAALRGLLPLDEPPAIAIETRAAFWQTLLQHHDTAPDRIAIRRLIAEGLVPFALLDPVAFRRDALISAVIARLEDRLTRRAVLMRVPDPELPEVDQAPSLPQGKRRIIDAAMRIIGREGLANLTHRKVAAEAEVSLAATTYFYASKEDLIADAFQEIQRRAVHAVVQARQPRQQFIASVLLDEKDEERWEIAAMLALNHAAIRFPRFESLALTLRQVRGIDAMRWLRAQGFADADHLDGILWSAATTPIGEYALRLPPAERRAYLDEETERVFSALFGDR; the protein is encoded by the coding sequence ATGTCCAAAAAGAAACAGGCCAGCGAGGAAACAGCGGGGGCGATTGTCGCCGAGGCGGTGCGCATTGCGTGCGCAACCGGGATTGGCGGCGTCACCGCGCGGGCGGTGGCGGGCGGGATCGGTATCGCGCCATCGGCGGTCATTTATTATTTCAAGACGATAGCCGGGCTGCTGAACGCGGTTCACGGCGCGGCGGGGGTAACCTTGGCGGAGTGGCGCCAAGGTGTGCTGCGCGCGCTGGAGGATCCCGCCGCACGCCTGCTTTCGACGGGCGCGCTGGTCGCGGCGACGGTGACAGCGCTGACGCGCGAATTGGGGCCGCTCGTCATCCTGCAGCAGGAACTGCGGCGCGCGGCGCTGCGCGGGCTGCTGCCGCTCGACGAGCCACCGGCGATCGCGATCGAGACGCGCGCCGCCTTTTGGCAGACGCTTTTGCAGCATCACGACACCGCGCCCGACAGGATCGCCATACGCCGGCTGATCGCCGAGGGCCTTGTTCCCTTCGCGCTGCTCGATCCGGTGGCGTTCCGGCGCGATGCGTTGATCAGCGCGGTAATCGCGCGGCTGGAGGATCGCCTGACCCGCCGTGCGGTGTTGATGCGCGTGCCAGACCCGGAACTGCCCGAAGTGGATCAGGCGCCCAGCCTTCCGCAGGGCAAACGCCGGATCATCGACGCCGCGATGCGGATCATCGGGCGCGAGGGGCTGGCCAATCTGACGCACCGCAAGGTCGCCGCCGAAGCCGAGGTGTCGCTTGCCGCAACGACCTATTTCTATGCGAGCAAGGAAGACCTGATCGCCGATGCGTTTCAGGAGATCCAGCGCCGCGCCGTCCATGCGGTGGTGCAGGCGCGCCAGCCGCGCCAGCAGTTCATCGCCTCGGTTCTGCTCGACGAAAAGGATGAGGAACGCTGGGAAATCGCCGCGATGCTCGCGCTCAACCATGCGGCGATCCGCTTTCCCCGGTTCGAAAGCCTTGCGCTGACGCTGCGGCAGGTGCGCGGGATCGACGCGATGCGCTGGCTGCGCGCGCAGGGCTTTGCCGATGCGGACCATCTGGACGGCATTCTCTGGTCCGCCGCGACCACGCCGATCGGCGAATATGCGCTGCGCCTGCCGCCGGCGGAACGACGCGCCTATCTGGACGAAGAAACCGAACGCGTGTTCAGCGCGCTGTTCGGCGACCGATGA
- a CDS encoding thiamine pyrophosphate-binding protein, translating to MSDLVTGGEAVVAALEALGVECIFGVPSQQNLALFDALSKSTQIRVIGTRNEAGAAHAADGYARATGRLGVAIVSTGPGTANAVNGLYEAGFASSPVMLITTQIDRVHLGKHKAFIHDAEGQFAMLQSVTRRTARVLHGHQIRETLLAVAEDILSGRPQPGAIEIPTDLLSARIPASTAAPRALQHDAPNPAMLGAVADLIAKAKRPLLWLGGGCIRGDAEASVRGFVEHLGAPVVTTLNGRSALATDHPLAVGSATSYPAFRKLLDAADLVVAVGTRFQAVASGFWTLPLAGKLVQIDIEPAMIGRNFPVLAGVVGDAGETLDALRDLVPGGTVDPEFIRLGADVRDELLDDSTDRIGPDHARLCDIADAVLPHDRIVVCDATMVGNTWGSYRLPIRNFRGFTYSTSLAIGVALPVAIGAAIGSGHRTLAIHGDGGVMLNLGELATAVETRAPMTLLVFNNRGYGVLKILQEAAGVTPYAVDLHTPDFVGLGKAMGMPSERVDNPDDFQAALERSVRIDGPSLIEVDLALMGEPRL from the coding sequence ATGTCTGATCTGGTCACTGGCGGCGAAGCCGTGGTTGCGGCGCTCGAAGCGCTTGGTGTCGAATGTATTTTCGGCGTGCCGAGCCAGCAGAATCTGGCGCTTTTCGATGCCTTGTCGAAATCCACGCAGATCCGGGTGATCGGCACCCGCAATGAGGCGGGGGCCGCGCATGCCGCCGATGGCTATGCGCGCGCGACCGGCAGGCTCGGTGTCGCGATCGTCAGCACGGGGCCGGGCACCGCCAATGCCGTGAACGGGCTTTATGAGGCGGGCTTTGCGTCATCCCCGGTCATGCTCATCACCACGCAGATCGACCGGGTTCATCTGGGCAAGCACAAGGCGTTCATCCACGATGCCGAAGGCCAGTTCGCGATGCTGCAAAGCGTCACCCGGCGCACCGCGCGGGTGCTCCACGGCCACCAGATCCGCGAAACGCTGCTGGCGGTGGCCGAGGATATACTGAGCGGCCGGCCCCAGCCCGGCGCCATCGAAATTCCGACCGATCTGCTCTCGGCGCGCATTCCGGCCAGCACGGCCGCGCCCCGGGCGCTCCAGCATGACGCGCCGAACCCGGCGATGCTGGGCGCGGTCGCCGATCTGATCGCAAAGGCAAAGCGGCCGCTTTTGTGGCTTGGCGGCGGGTGCATCCGGGGCGATGCCGAGGCGTCGGTGCGCGGCTTTGTCGAGCATCTCGGCGCGCCGGTGGTGACGACGCTCAATGGCCGCAGCGCGCTTGCGACCGATCATCCGCTCGCTGTCGGCAGCGCGACCTCCTATCCGGCGTTCCGCAAGCTGCTCGACGCCGCCGATCTCGTGGTGGCGGTCGGCACACGGTTTCAGGCGGTGGCCAGCGGTTTCTGGACGCTTCCGCTGGCGGGCAAGCTGGTGCAGATCGATATCGAACCCGCGATGATCGGGCGTAATTTCCCGGTGCTGGCGGGTGTTGTCGGCGATGCGGGCGAGACGCTCGATGCGCTGCGCGATCTTGTCCCGGGCGGCACCGTCGATCCCGAATTCATACGGTTGGGCGCGGATGTGCGCGATGAACTGCTCGACGATTCCACCGATCGCATCGGCCCCGATCATGCGCGGCTCTGCGATATCGCAGACGCCGTGTTGCCGCACGATCGCATCGTCGTGTGCGATGCGACGATGGTGGGCAACACATGGGGCAGCTACCGGCTTCCGATCCGCAACTTTAGGGGCTTCACTTACAGCACCAGCCTCGCGATCGGCGTGGCGCTGCCTGTCGCGATCGGCGCTGCGATCGGTTCGGGGCACCGCACGCTTGCGATCCACGGCGACGGCGGCGTGATGCTCAATTTGGGGGAATTGGCGACAGCGGTAGAAACGCGCGCGCCGATGACGCTGCTGGTGTTCAACAATCGCGGTTACGGCGTGCTCAAGATCCTGCAGGAAGCGGCGGGCGTCACGCCCTATGCGGTCGATCTCCACACCCCCGATTTTGTCGGACTGGGCAAGGCGATGGGAATGCCGAGCGAACGCGTCGACAATCCCGACGATTTCCAGGCTGCGCTCGAACGGTCGGTGCGGATCGACGGGCCGTCACTGATCGAGGTCGATCTTGCCTTGATGGGCGAACCCCGGCTTTGA
- a CDS encoding TonB-dependent receptor, translating into MSFTAFEAQAQDSDAQGNAPAATEAHSSHTIEDIIVTARRREESLQEVPVAITALSGQALEQKGVRAVEDLRQSVPGLNISGQRRDEASFYLRGQGPGIFNTGQRNFTSVATYFAEVPTDIAGPGMFFDLANVQVLKGPQGTLFGRNTTGGAVLFEPQRPTGVIEGHAKATIGNYDRREFEAVLNVPVIEDFLAVRLAANIAKRDGFTKNVVTGQDMDNRDYKAYRASVLLTPTDGFESLTIIDGLHKDQNGTSAILRQINSNMPIAAALAPYLERQKELGVRRTMIPTLLYDEQYNFGITNKTSWDVTDTITLKNIISVRKSRIDRGSDYDGTPIPTFLYENATLPRKWQTGQEQLTEEFQVQGRIPGLNTSYILGFYHELSKPGFPQELRQHLFGTITVRNLDARDESNAVFAHVETDLTDRLQVSGGFRYTWDKREASISVSDTQGNCTQRVPTGTGPITCPFSADAKFKAPSYDATVRYKLSDDAQIYAAYRHGYKSGGVNLPSPAPEFTRFEPEFVDEYEIGLKADWNVGFPLRTNLALFLDKYKDIQISQPVVIPNVAIQSLVRNAAEATNKGVEFETTLEPVDNLLINGFASYLDAHSDVTVPGTAAVKGRQTAFQPKWKYGFGIHYTVPTAESFGRLSVAADYSWQGRANTNELAANLITTYPGYSLVNARIELADVAQSGIDLSVFATNLTNKAYILGGFPLGGAIGFESALYGEPRMYGLSAKFRFGN; encoded by the coding sequence GTGTCGTTTACCGCGTTCGAGGCGCAGGCGCAGGACAGCGATGCCCAGGGAAATGCACCGGCAGCCACGGAAGCGCATTCCAGCCACACAATCGAAGACATCATCGTCACCGCGCGCCGACGCGAGGAATCGCTTCAGGAAGTTCCCGTCGCGATCACCGCGCTTTCGGGCCAGGCGCTCGAACAGAAGGGCGTCCGCGCGGTCGAGGATCTGCGGCAATCGGTGCCTGGGCTCAACATCTCGGGACAACGGCGCGATGAAGCCAGCTTCTACCTGCGCGGTCAGGGCCCCGGCATCTTCAACACCGGCCAGCGCAACTTCACCAGCGTCGCGACCTATTTCGCCGAAGTGCCGACCGACATCGCCGGCCCCGGCATGTTTTTCGACCTCGCCAATGTTCAGGTGCTGAAAGGTCCGCAGGGCACGCTTTTCGGGCGCAACACCACGGGCGGTGCCGTGCTGTTCGAACCCCAGCGGCCGACCGGCGTGATCGAGGGTCATGCGAAGGCAACGATCGGCAATTATGATCGGCGCGAATTCGAAGCGGTCCTGAACGTGCCCGTGATCGAGGATTTTCTTGCGGTTCGACTGGCCGCCAATATCGCCAAGCGCGACGGCTTCACCAAGAATGTCGTCACCGGCCAGGACATGGATAACCGCGACTACAAGGCGTATCGCGCGTCGGTTCTGCTCACCCCGACCGATGGCTTTGAAAGCCTGACGATCATCGACGGACTGCACAAGGATCAGAACGGCACATCCGCCATATTGCGCCAAATCAACTCCAACATGCCGATCGCGGCGGCGCTTGCGCCCTATCTGGAACGGCAGAAGGAACTGGGGGTGCGGCGCACGATGATCCCGACCTTGTTGTACGACGAGCAGTATAATTTCGGGATCACCAACAAGACGTCGTGGGACGTGACCGACACGATCACGCTCAAGAACATCATTTCCGTCCGGAAATCGCGCATCGATCGGGGAAGCGATTACGACGGGACACCGATCCCCACCTTCCTGTATGAAAACGCCACACTGCCCCGCAAATGGCAGACCGGTCAGGAGCAACTGACCGAGGAGTTCCAGGTTCAGGGCCGGATCCCGGGGCTGAACACCAGCTATATTCTGGGTTTCTACCACGAACTGTCGAAGCCGGGTTTCCCGCAGGAATTGCGCCAGCACCTGTTCGGCACGATCACCGTCCGCAATCTCGATGCGCGGGACGAAAGCAACGCCGTCTTCGCGCATGTCGAAACCGACCTTACCGATCGGCTGCAAGTGTCCGGCGGGTTCCGTTACACCTGGGACAAGCGCGAAGCGAGCATCAGCGTTTCCGACACGCAGGGCAACTGCACCCAGCGCGTGCCGACGGGCACCGGGCCGATCACCTGCCCGTTCAGCGCGGATGCGAAGTTCAAGGCGCCGTCCTATGATGCGACCGTGCGGTACAAGCTGTCGGACGACGCGCAGATTTATGCCGCCTATCGCCACGGTTACAAGAGCGGCGGCGTCAACCTCCCCTCCCCCGCACCCGAATTCACCCGGTTCGAACCCGAATTCGTCGACGAATATGAAATCGGCCTGAAGGCGGATTGGAATGTCGGCTTCCCGCTGCGCACCAACCTCGCCTTGTTCCTCGACAAGTATAAAGACATCCAGATCTCGCAACCCGTCGTGATCCCGAATGTCGCGATCCAGTCGCTCGTCCGCAACGCGGCCGAAGCGACGAACAAGGGGGTCGAATTCGAAACCACGCTGGAGCCCGTCGACAATCTGCTGATCAACGGCTTTGCATCCTATCTCGACGCGCATAGCGACGTGACGGTGCCGGGCACCGCTGCCGTGAAGGGCCGCCAAACGGCGTTCCAGCCCAAATGGAAATATGGCTTCGGGATCCATTACACAGTGCCGACAGCAGAGTCGTTCGGGCGGCTCAGCGTGGCGGCCGATTATAGCTGGCAGGGACGTGCGAACACGAACGAGCTCGCCGCCAATCTGATCACCACCTATCCCGGTTACAGCCTCGTCAACGCCCGAATCGAGCTGGCCGACGTCGCACAGAGCGGGATCGACCTGTCGGTGTTCGCGACGAACCTGACGAACAAGGCCTATATTCTGGGTGGCTTTCCGCTGGGTGGCGCGATCGGGTTCGAATCCGCACTGTACGGCGAACCGCGCATGTACGGCCTTTCGGCCAAATTCCGGTTCGGGAACTGA